The genomic window CCCATCAATAGATGTTTATTGCTGAATTAATGATTGCAGTCTCAGTCAGTGAGATATCTGAAAGCAACACCTCCCATGAGTTAAACATCTCTGCATGTCTCTCTCTTACCAGCGATGGTGTGAAATAGTGTCTCACACTGTGTCAGTTTTGTTGAAGCTCTGATATCTCCAACCGGAATGTTATCCTCTTGTCTGTAAATGCAGCCGGTGCAATAAACACTTCTGAGATGTCTTTGTGAAGGaatgtttatatataatatatatttaaatcacatTATTCTTCAGTGACAGGGTTTTTGTCTTGCTAAGACGTTCTGGTTTTGAATGTGCTCCACCAGATGAAACCTTTCCCAGCATTCAGCATTCAGGGTTTCACTGCTGGGTGAATTCTGAGGTGTTTTTTAAGACTTACTAATTCTCTGAAGCGCTTCTGACATTAATTACAGtggtatggtttctctcctgtgtgaatgcgctggtgtttCTTTAAATGTTGTAACTGAGTGAAACTCTTCTCACAGTCATCACAGTGgtatggcttctctcctgtgtgaattcgttggtgtttttttaaatgttgtaactgAGTGAAACTCTTCTCGCAGTCATTACAGTGgtatggcttctctcctgtgtgaattcgttggtgttttttAAGATCTCCTAATTCACGGAAGCATTTCTCACAATCattgcagtgataaggtttctctcctgtgtgaatgcgctggtgtgctTTTAAATGTTGTAACCGAGTGAATCTCTTCTCACAGTAATTGCAgagataaggtttctctcctgtgtgaatgcgctggtgtgattgaagatgTCCCAACtgtgtgaatctcttcccacactgaGTGCAGtaatgaggtttctctcctgtgtgaacacgctcGTGTGTTTTCAGATGGAATGAACAACTGAAACTCTTACCACAATCAGCACAGAGAAATGGAGTCCCTCCAGTGTGATTTCTCTTGTCAGTTTTAGGCGATCCTAtttgacaggaactcttcccacctttagTAGAGCaaggcaaggtcttcaagttgccctgaGTTTCAGAATTGTTCACACACACAGGCGGTGCAGTCTCTGTACTCTGCAGAGTAAGTGGTGGTCTGTCTTGCTCGGTTAAAATGAATTCTTTACAAGTTTTGAATTTCTTTATATGTTCTTCATGGATCATCTCTCTGTGTTTCGTGCACTGCAGTTTGCCACTGGAAGAGTTTTTGCAGTGGGGTgatggagtggagtcgtgttctccttcatctactgtagaagctaaagaaagaaagagacaaagtttattgtacagcattctcaAACATTCATTCTTATGCAGGTCTTCCCCTCATAACcatgaccaactcctagagtgaactctgatgagaatacagtcaaacccacttaatatcactcctgttaaaaccagcctccttttattatcatcacattgaaatttGCCAGGCAGAATATAATGGGTGTCAATAAGTACAAATTCTTGAGaatatcactttgattattaACAATATCACCTAGAGGGATACAAGTATAAGAtcaggtttacatgcaagtgttgtattgaaatgtttcttctggtgacacttagcaacccgactggatttgaCATCACCCATtgatgagacatgtgatcccagcaccactataaagctgtgggagctgcacaactgcaaacagcctaccagaaacagggaaaggcaaagatctaacagcattcaaaACAGACATGATAGTGGATGCACATCTAGCAGGGTCACAGTAGCAAGGACAGTTATGTTGCAACTTGCAAGCCAAAATCATAGTGGTTAAGTTAAATTGAGCTAGCATGACTAAAGtataattacctctaaatcccagttcacattcaggtggacaatcatcacacaggctggatcccagcttgttgttctcctcaagtgtacagacattattttcagtaggaacttcctctgcgatggggacacattcctgttctatgaattcctctttaatagaaTCACAGtccagtcgagggacctcttcatctttaacacatgtcagctctgtaacctgctttagacttgcacaccactcctggtcaaaggGCTCCTCTAGTGTGTAAACTGATTCTATCCTTGGcccctgtgcttcagattcagggacaGCATGGCTCTCTGTGGGATCTGTGTGAAAGACAATTGTACACAATTATAACTCTTACTTACTAGCCaggttcctctacaaagccagccccttgcCAGAATTCTACTGAGCGATGTCATTGGATCATTCCGGTGGAACAATTTATGAGGAGGCCGCGGGAAAAAAAATCTGGATTGAATTATACTCTGATGCctgataaatatataaaaatgtgttacaaaacTGTATGGGAATgacccaactccccagtaatgttgttcaagctgacaccctgggatccttcaagaagctgcttgatgagattctgggat from Acipenser ruthenus chromosome 57, fAciRut3.2 maternal haplotype, whole genome shotgun sequence includes these protein-coding regions:
- the LOC117407687 gene encoding zinc finger protein 502-like isoform X1; protein product: MPNMCVAYGCSKSPKDNVTVFKFPKDLVCFRKWEQQVQQTRANWHAKPSSDLCSDHFELDCFEVKPFFMLQLGVSLKCPLRLKKGAIPSIFVCPPSVTPGCGQTAGNSKRSTKDDEPTTSCTPKRKRGGVAFEKREHARDAGCQTTKPHGPSRISKRTQTRFCGKDKVRADQPHSKEVSEMEAAHISPELPIRWVVSADRTVEIKEEVTELGCDQANERILQEETPPSSITERDPTESHAVPESEAQGPRIESVYTLEEPFDQEWCASLKQVTELTCVKDEEVPRLDCDSIKEEFIEQECVPIAEEVPTENNVCTLEENNKLGSSLCDDCPPECELGFRASTVDEGEHDSTPSPHCKNSSSGKLQCTKHREMIHEEHIKKFKTCKEFILTEQDRPPLTLQSTETAPPVCVNNSETQGNLKTLPCSTKGGKSSCQIGSPKTDKRNHTGGTPFLCADCGKSFSCSFHLKTHERVHTGEKPHYCTQCGKRFTQLGHLQSHQRIHTGEKPYLCNYCEKRFTRLQHLKAHQRIHTGEKPYHCNDCEKCFRELGDLKKHQRIHTGEKPYHCNDCEKSFTQLQHLKKHQRIHTGEKPYHCDDCEKSFTQLQHLKKHQRIHTGEKPYHCN